One genomic region from Cryptococcus gattii WM276 chromosome C, complete sequence encodes:
- a CDS encoding protein-S-isoprenylcysteine O-methyltransferase, putative (Similar to TIGR gene model, INSD accession AAW42117.1), which yields MSEQTFNSPVVLPKTDQYDSRGSIPNTVFAVALIAVILGAVGGSSLALASRSLLNVFAGTWARPQLGIYLGAMCVFHLMEFFTTAGWNPQKLSVDAFLLNNGRQYHYAHAIGLAEYFLSSWLFPGKWDTFLGSFPWLTLGKVTFTRRQAGLNDADLENLVTFGMVVAQGIRSLAMIQAAQSFSHIVKSKRHDDHMLVTHGLYSWSRHPSYAGFFYWAVATQLLLGNIVSTLGFVIVLNKFFSARIVDEEKWLVKFFGSDYVEYRKRVGTKLLFYFSK from the exons ATGTCAGAGCAGACTTTCAATAGCCCTGTGGTTCTCCCCAAAACAGACCAGTACGATTCACGCGGGTCTATCCCCAACACTGTTTTTGCTGTCGCCCTCATCGCTGTCATCCTCGGTGCAGTCGGGGGTAGCTCCCTCGCCCTCGCCTCACGAAGCTTACTCAATGTCTTCGCCGGGACTTGGGCAAGGCCTCAGCTGGGAATATATCTAGGTGCGATGTGTGTCTTCCATTTGATGGAGTTTTTCACTACAGCCGGGTGGAATCCTCAGAAGCTCAGCGTGGACG CCTTCTTGTTGAATAATGGGAGACAATACCACTATGCACATGCTATAGGCTTAGCAGAGTACTTCCTCTCTTCATGGCTCTTCCCTGGGAAGTGGGACACGTTTCTGGGTTCTTTCCCTTGGCTTACTCTTGGTAAGGTCACTTTCACCAGACGTCAAGCCGGCCTAAATGATGCTGACCTGGAGAACCTAGTGACATTTGGCATGGTGGTTGCACAAGGTATCCGTAGCCTGGCAATGATTCAAGCTGCGCAATCATTCTCCCACATCGTCAAAAGCAAAAGGCACGACGATCACATGCTTGTCACCCACGGCCTCTACTC GTGGTCACGACACCCTTCTTATGCTGGTTTCTTCTACTGGGCTGTGGCTACTCAACTACTCCTGGGGAACATCGTGTCAACTCTTGGTTTTGTGATCGTCCTCAACAAGTTCTTTTCGGCCCGTATCGTCG ACGAGGAGAAGTGGCTCGTCAAGTTCTTTGGGAGCGATTACGTGGAGTACAGGAAGCGTGTTGGAACCAAACTTCTTTTTTACTTTTCCAAATAA
- a CDS encoding chromatin modification-related protein, putative (Similar to TIGR gene model, INSD accession AAW42657.1), with the protein MRHVRAMERIEAKKAENRWSLRQPKKARGPGVPKSHWDYMLEEMEWMRTDFAEERRWKVVEAREIAYQVVEWHLASPEEKKTLMVGGRGWGECRNVPIPGNTGKRKEVTVEVEAEDEDVEMLVGQEGELDGEGEANRVLESIDEMRGNEKERESLPEEPRETDNINQNTGEEVDAEGETDADGEPDNGEMDAEGEPDADGEPVDDDVVGLSEIDAAQDDTRETSERTSGRHDTILPNGLVIHKRFANAYEIAIARGPVLDTPLANAIVDLDTLTKSSSAATPTTVPAEHPVSPDEPPSFDQLFPDLALYSGPAPPENDKKYRRDEGGTFSHRLAHTSRIMDIRPILVSTLQPAKNLIDGEWDLHDGPYYEEVKGAADIPSNVVAAFNTPFGGKASRPLEHMRVSEVPKPAAHHLRAQLPWSPEEDKCLSKLVAMYPFNWDLIADSFNTEMILIPVEKRNPYECWERWYYTFGEGKNKSRQDAPALAPASAPASATQPGTTTGTPMPQSAVTTPGVPPSAGPSSASGRPQQSNGISVSTLPTPTGEALPDGAPPPPGMSKRDRMAAKPKYEGTKRSIRHQAIYDAVKRMNRRREATRAKSHKDNAQRKVINVHESHSMSFPHVAASTPWELVEAKYQRDVQIAQQRQQRAMQEQQRQLAIRQQQAMMSAQQQAQMRPPNMPNVTNMPNAQPIRMGPNGQPMPNMAPSQQQLLNAVAAATAANRQNANGTVQGNPNVRPMPAVQGQSPQVQQQMLLQAQQMAAQQARVLQAQAQAQSQQGRAASMGGNLHSQPPQLGVSSPFAQSRTPDLPAEGAGPSGITTTPSPAMQATATGAQSSPQIAAMGRAPSNNVPPHLRVPNAGASSPQISSPMAVPQGIPNGAGMPVQGAQTQGMQIPPAMMNNATVQQLLATLAASGQQMTPEQLRGLMLRSAHMQAQAQGQVGNPGTPQMGMQNIQGVQHFARSPSLQTAQSQPRSSPKSGPPNGQGV; encoded by the exons ATGAGGCATGTACGGGCGATGGAGCGTATCGAGGCTAAAAAGGCGGAGAACAGGTGGTCCCTTCGACAGCCAAAAAAGGCAAGGGGTCCAGGCGTACCAAAGTCACATTGGGACTATATGcttgaggagatggaatGGATGCGCACAGATTTTGCTGAAGAACGTAGGTGGAAGGTTGTGGAGGCGAGGGAAATCGCATATCAAGTCGTAGAATGGCATCTGGCGAGTCCtgaggaaaagaagactCTGATGGTGGGCGGTCGAGGCTGGGGAGAGTGCCGCAATGTTCCTATACCAGGCAATAcaggaaagaggaaggaagtCACTGTGGAAGTAGAAGCTGAGGACGAAGATGTTGAGATGCTAGTGGGACAGGAAGGAGAGCTGGAtggggaaggagaggcGAACAGGGTATTGGAGTCAATAGATGAGATGCGGGGTaatgagaaggagagagagagcCTGCCCGAGGAACCTAGAGAAACTGACAATATAAATCAAAACACTGGGGAAGAAGTCGATGCAGAAGGCGAAACAGATGCCGACGGCGAACCAGATAACGGAGAAATGGATGCAGAAGGAGAGCCGGATGCGGATGGTGAGCCTGTGGACGACGACGTTGTAGGACTTTCCG AAATCGACGCTGCCCAAGATGATACCAGGGAAACTTCTGAGCGGACAAGTGGTCGGCATGATACTATTCTGCCAAACGGCCTTGTCATCCATAAGCGGTTCGCCAATGCTTATGAGATTGCAATTGCTCGGGGGCCCGTCCTTGACACCCCTTTGGCAAACGCCATCGTTGATCTCGATACTCTGACAAAATCCTCGTCTGCTGCTACTCCAACTACAGTCCCTGCCGAACATCCTGTCAGCCCAGACGAACCTCCTTCCTTTGACCAACTCTTTCCTGATCTTGCTCTGTACTCTGGCCCAGCTCCGCCTGAAAATGATAAGAAGTATCGCCGAGATGAGGGTGGTACATTCAGCCACCGTCTGGCACACACTTCTCGAATCATGGACATTCGACCCATACTTGTTTCCACCCTTCAGCCAGCGAAGAATTTAATCGATGGCGAGTGGGATCTCCATGATGGACCTTATTACGAAGAGGTGAAAGGAGCTGCAGATATCCCTTCAAATGTTGTTGCTGCCTTTAATACGCCCTTTGGCGGTAAAGCTTCAAGGCCTTTGGAGCACATGCGGGTATCTGAAGTTCCCAAACCAGCTGCGCACCATCTTCGTGCACAGTTGCCTTGGTCGCCAGAGGAAGACAAGTGCTTGTCGAAGCTCGTCGCCATGTATCCATTCAACTGGGATCTCATAGCGGACAGTTTCAATACGGAGATGATCCTCATTCCTGTCGAAAAACGAAACCCGTATGAATGCTGGGAGCGATGGTACTATACCTTTGGTGAAGGAAAGAACAAGTCTCGGCAAGACGCGCCCGCTTTGGCTCCTGCATCAGCGCCTGCTTCTGCCACGCAACCTGGTACAACGACCGGTACTCCCATGCCGCAATCAGCTGTTACTACCCCTGGAGTCCCTCCATCCGCAGGTCCATCATCTGCTTCGGGGCGTCCGCAGCAAAGCAATGGTATAAGTGTGTCTACCCTTCCTACTCCTACAGGAGAAGCGCTGCCTGACGGTGCACCTCCTCCACCTGGGATGTCCAAAAGAGACAGGATGGCGGCGAAACCAAAGTATGAAGGGACAAAGAGGTCAATCAGACACCAGGCGATCTATGATGCggtgaagaggatgaaTAGGAGAAGAGAGGCCACGAGAGCGAAGAGCC ATAAAGACAATGCACAACGAAAGGTTATTAATGTGCACGAAAGTCATAGTATGAGCTTCCCCCATGTTGCTGCTTCCACCCCTTGGGAACTAGTAGAGGCCAAATATCAGCGCGATGTGCAAATTGCTCAGCAGCGTCAGCAGCGCGCCATGCAAGAACAGCAACGACAACTTGCAATTCGTCAACAACAAGCTATGATGAGCGCCCAACAACAAGCACAAATGCGTCCACCAAACATGCCCAACGTCACGAATATGCCTAATGCTCAACCTATCCGCATGGGTCCCAATGGCCAGCCAATGCCGAATATGGCGCCAAGCCAACAACAATTACTGAATGCTGTCGCTGCTGCAACAGCTGCGAATAGGCAAAATGCAAACGGCACTGTCCAAGGTAACCCTAATGTTCGCCCAATGCCTGCTGTTCAGGGGCAGTCACCTCAAGTACAACAACAAATGCTTCTCCAAGCACAGCAGATGGCTGCCCAACAAGCGCGAGTGTTACAAGCTCAGGCACAAGCTCAATCTCAGCAAGGGCGAGCAGCCAGCATGGGTGGAAATCTACATTCTCAGCCACCGCAGTTAGGTGTATCATCTCCTTTCGCCCAATCTCGTACCCCCGATCTTCCCGCGGAGGGCGCCGGCCCTTCTGGTATCACCACCACCCCGTCTCCGGCCATGCAAGCGACCGCCACTGGCGCTCAATCCTCTCCTCAGATAGCAGCAATGGGTCGGGCCCCGTCGAATAACGTACCTCCCCATCTTCGAGTACCTAATGCAGGCGCCTCTTCACCTCAGATATCTAGCCCAATGGCCGTGCCTCAAGGGATACCAAATGGAGCTGGGATGCCGGTACAAGGAGCCCAAACTCAGGGGATGCAGATTCCCCCAGCGATGATGAACAATGCGACCGTGCAGCAGCTACTGGCGACACTGGCAGCCAGTGGTCAGCAAATGACGCCGGAACAATTAAGAGGGCTAATGCTACGATCG GCCCACATGCAAGCTCAGGCTCAAGGCCAGGTCGGCAATCCTGGGACACCTCAGATGGGGATGCAAAACATACAAGGCGTT CAACATTTCGCGAGATCACCTAGCTTGCAAACCGCCCAATCTCAGCCTCGTTCTAGCCCTAAATCAGGTCCTCCCAACGGTCAAGGGGTATAA
- a CDS encoding rRNA binding protein, putative (Similar to TIGR gene model, XP_569426.1) — translation MGRQRRKNRTHLKGPTKGETEENVPKSFVIKSGHVTKSISQLVRDTRKIMEPNTASRLRERPNARLRDYLTIAPSLKVTHLLAFTLTDAANVHLRVARFPQGPTMTFRVQKYSLMKDLFNSGLRNIGRSPAGEYRNPPLLVLNGFQQPQDGPALPQLRLMSTMFQGLFPPIQVEKSALPTFRRVLLISYSHVTGCISFRHFTITVRPHGVSRRVRKLLSSTSTSANPTSSKSRKTVDLSNTDDIADYLLRRAGSETSGASTAGYDSASETEASEAESDTNAIELPEDYVGRGNKKGERKAVRLIETGPRMEWRLIKVVEGLVGSKKGEGETVFHEFVHKSAKEANAQAQAHEERRKAKEARRAEQAANVARKKAERAKKKGKTVDDGEEDEDSDSEEDPDIEGLSDIDPEEELERLRERKVGFQSEDDDEDFEYEDRGANADDEDDDDWGEDVGAGEGDATSDEEESSEDEEIKPPPKKRAGGKRK, via the exons ATGGGTAGgcaaaggaggaagaatAGGACCCATCTTAAAGGCCCCACCAAGGGTGAAACAGAG GAGAACGTCCCCAAGTCCTTCGTTATCAAATCTGGTCATGTCACCAAATCCATCTCCCAACTTGTACGAGACACTCGAAAGATCATGGAGCCTAATACTGCCTCCCGTCTCCGAGAACGTCCCAACGCCCGGTTAAGAGACTACCTCACCATTGCTCCTTCCCTCAAAGTCACCCACCTTCTCGCATTCACCTTGACCGACGCCGCCAATGTCCACTTGCGAGTAGCTCGCTTCCCTCAGGGTCCCACTATGACATTTAGAGTGCAGAAATATAGTTTGATGAAGGACTTGTTCAACTCGGGTTTGCGAAATATCGGCAGGAGTCCTGCGGGAGAATACAGAAATCCACCTTTG CTCGTATTGAACGGCTTCCAACAACCACAAGATGGGCCCGCGCTTCCTCAACTTCGACTGATGAGCACCATGTTCCAAGGTCTCTTCCCTCCTATCCAAGTTGAAAAG TCCGCTCTCCCCACCTTCCGTCGAGTCCTCCTCATTTCCTACTCTCACGTCACTGGCTGCATTTCTTTCCGCCACTTCACCATCACCGTCCGACCCCACGGTGTCTCCCGACGAGTCCGCAAACTCCTttcctcaacctcaacTTCAGCCAACCCCACTTCTTCAAAATCCCGCAAGACTGTCGACTTGTCAAACACTGACGACATTGCCGACTATCTTCTTCGTCGAGCTGGTTCTGAAACCTCTGGTGCATCCACCGCAGGATACGACAGTGCCTCTGAAACAGAAGCGAGCGAAGCCGAGAGTGACACTAATGCTATCGAGCTCCCCGAAGATTATGTTGGGCGAGGTAACAAGAAGGGCGAGCGAAAGGCTGTTCGTTTGATCGAGACTGGTCCCAGGATGGAATGGCGGTTGATCAAGGTCGTTGAAGGTCTTGTGGGGAGTAAGAAAGGAGAGGGTGAGACAGTGTTCCACGAGTTTGTGCACAAATCTGCCAAGGAGGCGAATGCACAGGCTCAAGCACATgaagagaggagaaaagCAAAGGAAGCGAGACGAGCGGAACAAGCAGCGAACGTCGCAAGGAAGAAGGCTGAAAGGGCCAAaaagaagggcaagacggttgatgatggcgaagaggatgaggacAGTGACAGCGAGGAGGATCCAGATATTGAGGGCTTGTCAGATATTGACCCCGAGGAAGAGCTCGAGAGATTACGAGAACGCAAGGTCGGGTTCCAATCtgaggacgatgatgaagacTTTGAATATGAAGATAGAGGAGCGAATGCggatgacgaggatgatgatgattggGGAGAGGATGTTGGTGCCGGAGAAGGGGATGCAACGTCcgatgaagaggagagcagtgaggatgaagagatcAAGCCGCCTCCCAAGAAGAGGGCGGGTGGGAAACGCAAGTAG